The following are from one region of the Silene latifolia isolate original U9 population chromosome 9, ASM4854445v1, whole genome shotgun sequence genome:
- the LOC141600552 gene encoding aspartic proteinase nepenthesin-1-like, with protein sequence MSNVQKLILFLYLIDIGIISFISSTNGFSMRMVPINSHHLKIVPEKFTTYERLQFFNNITMSRMYNRRKHLFPDGIKSPLSLVQNTVFVTELHLGEGDTAYSPYVNLDTGSEVTWVQCEGCDPCFELDKSFAYKKSTSFTRVSIYDEMCSPPESYDGSCGFSLLYGDMEPHLEAEGLIGRETFYFENSRTNNMDAYQGLVFGCTLKSKYAYFGSKDMHENVVAGIFGLTGNPRSLLTQLDAQTHGRFFYCIPHVTDVTFIESTIYFGDDAQITGDATRQVQTIPMQSGIHYYLPLSGISVNKKRLPIDPSIFEYVEGDYTKGFLIDSGSAFSALPKSAYNLLRQAIVKFFRDAYGWLPRRPGLVFDLCYAIYPHYDQNLFPNVILHFLSNDQVGEIDMVLTKEHLFTEVENSHGEEQGFCMMILAGDDPGQTLLGSFQQVNFGFLYDVHNNRLSFVPQNCLENIS encoded by the coding sequence ATGTCTAATGTACAAAAACTCATCCTATTTTTGTACCTTATTGATATAGGCATTATATCATTCATCTCTAGCACTAATGGATTCTCAATGAGAATGGTTCCAATAAACTCACACCATTTAAAAATTGTACCAGAAAAATTCACTACTTATGAACGACTTCAATTTTTTAACAACATAACAATGTCACGTATGTACAATCGTCGAAAACATTTATTTCCCGATGGAATTAAGTCACCATTGTCATTAGTTCAAAACACCGTGTTTGTAACAGAACTTCATTTGGGTGAAGGTGATACCGCTTACTCTCCTTATGTAAATCTGGACACCGGTTCTGAAGTGACATGGGTTCAGTGTGAAGGTTGCGATCCTTGCTTTGAATTAGACAAAAGTTTCGCATATAAAAAGTCCACTTCCTTTACACGAGTTAGTATTTATGATGAGATGTGTTCTCCACCAGAGTCTTATGACGGATCGTGTGGATTTTCTCTTCTTTACGGAGACATGGAACCGCACCTAGAAGCCGAGGGCCTTATTGGTAGAGAAACATTTTATTTTGAGAACTCTAGGACAAATAATATGGATGCTTACCAAGGTTTGGTATTTGGATGTACACTTAAGAGCAAATACGCTTATTTTGGGTCAAAAGACATGCATGAAAACGTTGTAGCTGGTATCTTTGGGCTTACTGGAAACCCAAGGTCGTTGTTAACTCAACTTGATGCTCAAACCCACGGTAGATTTTTTTACTGTATACCACATGTAACAGACGTAACCTTTATAGAATCAACTATTTACTTTGGTGATGATGCCCAAATCACCGGTGATGCTACTAGACAAGTTCAAACCATTCCAATGCAAAGTGGTATCCATTACTATTTGCCATTAAGCGGAATTAGTGTTAATAAAAAACGACTGCCAATCGATCCATCTATCTTTGAATATGTAGAAGGAGATTACACAAAGGGATTTCTCATCGACTCTGGATCAGCTTTTAGCGCGTTACCAAAAAGTGCATATAATCTTTTACGACAAGCGATAGTCAAATTCTTTCGTGACGCCTATGGTTGGCTTCCTAGACGTCCTGGACTAGTTTTTGATCTTTGTTATGCAATATACCCTCATTATGATCAAAATCTATTTCCAAATGTAATTCTTCATTTCTTGAGTAATGATCAAGTTGGAGAGATTGATATGGTATTGACTAAGGAACACTTGTTTACTGAGGTGGAGAACAGTCATGGTGAAGAACAAGGATTTTGTATGATGATTTTAGCTGGTGATGACCCTGGTCAGACCCTACTTGGTTCGTTCCAACAAGTTAATTTTGGGTTTTTATACGATGTCCACAATAATCGTTTGTCTTTCGTTCCTCAAAATTGTCTTGAAAACATATCATAG